GAGCCTGAGGTGGGGCACGACTTTTCTTTGGGGGATAGTGGCGACCCTGGTGTTCATGCTTTACGGGTTAGGCGGCAATGTTGAGGAAGTTGAGCATATTGGTCGATCTTCGATTAGGTGGATGATCCTGGAATGGAACACTAAATCTGGAGAATATAGTCATGGGTGGTTGGTTCCATTAGTCAGTCTTGCCGCCATATGGAGAATTCGGAAAGAACTGGTGGCCGTGCCGAAAAAAGTTTGTGGTTATGGCTTAGGGATTATCGGCTTAGCCCTGTTGCTATACTGGTTTGGGATCAAAGCCCAGCAAACCCGCCTTGTATTAATGTCACTGCCCTTATTGCTTTGGGGGATTCCTGTTTTTGTGTTTGGATGGTCTGCGGGACGATTGTTTATTTTTCCCTGTGCTTATTTGGCGTTTTGTGTGCCACTGGTATTTATCGATGCAGTGGCATTTCCTCTACGACTTCTGGCGAGCAGTTTGTCGGAGGTCCTGTTAAATGGGGTGGGCATTCCTGTGAGTCGGGCAGGGACGGCGATCACCTCTTTGACGGGAGGACGATTTAACATCGATGTGGCCGACCCTTGTAGTGGGTTGCATTCCCTCATGGCTATGGCGGCCTTGGGGGCCGCTTACGCGTATTTCAACCATCGTCGTGCCCTGGCTCAATGGATGCTGTTTATCGGGAGTTTGCCCATTGCAGTGGCCGGTAATGTGATTCGGGTGGCCAGTATCGCCGTGGTGGCGACATTTTTCGGGCAGGAAAACGCGATGACTTTTTATCATGATTACTCAGGCTATGTGATGTTCGGGGCTGCGGTACTGTTGATGATGGGATTGGGGAATCTGATCAAGCACTATGTTGAAAAAAGGGGCATCCAATGAAGGAGGCGCAGACCAAGGCAGTTGGGATTGTCATCCTGTTATTAATCCTGGTGGGATGTTCAACTTGGTTTACGCCGCCCGTTCATTACACGGGGTACATCCGCTTGCGGACGGACGGGCTCCCTGCACAAGTTGGTCGATATGAGGGGACTGACATCTATTTCTGTCAAAACCAGCAATGTCTTGCGGTCTTCTCTGCTCCAGAGTTAAGGCAAACCAATGTGTGCACCAAGTGTGGCCATGAACTTAACACCATGTCGCCTGCGGAGAGAGGCGTCCTGCCCGCAGATACAATGATTCTGAAGAAACGTTACTCGGCACAGGGAGAGCCACCTATTTTTGTGAGTGTTGTGTTCAGCGGTGAGAATCAGCGCAGTATCCATCGTCCGCAACGCTGCTTGCCCGGACAGGGATATGTGATTGAAAATACTCGGACGTTGACTGTCCCGAGGACGGGAAAGAATCCACTGAAGGTCGAGGTGTTGAGCGTCAGGACTCAGTTAGGGGGAGGGGGCGAAAAACAGACCGTCTGCATGACTTATGCATATTGGTACACTGGAGGGGATTATGAAACCCCTTTCCACTTTGATCGATTGGCCAAGACTGCCATGGATCGTATTTTCAAAAATCGGCTCGATCGGTGGGCCTATGTTGCCCTTTCCATTCAACACAATCCATCCGAGGACCATACCCTGGAGTTGGAATCTTTCATCTCGCACTTGTACCCGTTGATTCAAAAGGACTAAGCGCCGCTCTCTCTCGGGTAATGTGGTAAAGGCGGACGCGAGTCCCTTGGCGTGTCCATTCGCGAAGGAGGCTCTTTCGTAGAGCCATTCCATTCAAAAACTCTTCTTCCCTGACGTTTAACGTCAGCAGGGATGCATTCATAACTTCGGGGTGTGCATTCCACCATTCCAGGTTATGTATGGGAATGGATGGGAGAAAAGCAGCCAGGGAAAGGCTGGTCATGGTTTTCTGGCGTAGTGCTTTTTCGCCATCTCCAAGCGGAAGTATGTCTCGCTCATAGACGATCCCCATATCCGCATAATCAACAATAATCAATGGGGCCAGGGCTTTCTCGTTGGGATGGGCTAGAAAAGAAATGGCGTCCGCAAAGTTCTGGCGGTTCGCAGAAAGAATTTTCAATGCCTGTAATTTCGCTGACAGGAGCGAGTGCATGCCGATGCCCAGGGCCAGAAGGGCGGTCGCGGATAGCATGAGGATTCTTTTGCGATGTTGGGCTGAGCGGGAGGTGGCGAGCAGGGCGAGCCGGTCCATAAGTGGAGTTGCTGCGGTCCCGCAGATTAAGGCTAGCCCGAAGGAAGTCTCCACTAAATAGGTTCTGACAATAAACTCCAGCGTCAAGATTCCCAGCAAGGCGGGGGCCGCCCAAATTGCCCCGATTCCCGCTGGATGACGAGATAGAATCAAGAGGGGGAACGCGGATATTAAAAACAATAGGGCGAAGTTGGGTGCCATTTTGAGGAAAAGTGCCCCAGCGATGGAGATGCCCATGGAAATTACAAGAGTATTTAAAGTGTCATGCGTTGAGCGGAAAAGTACTCGTTGAATTGCCAGAAACAAAACAGCGACCCATACAAGGATGGTGGGGAACGCAGTAAGGCAACTCGCATAGAAGGACCATCGTTGCATGATGAAAGCGGAGCATAGGTCGAAGCCCTGCCTCAGAGGAATGCCCTGTCGGGATTGGACTGCGGGATTCATGAGTAGCCACAAAACCCCTCCTGTTAGCATGAGCGCAGCCGATATAGCGAGATAGCGCCGGGTGTGCTGGTTTAACTGTTTCCATTTTACGGCAAGTAATTGAGAACAGATCAAGGGGACGAGCAGAGCGGCCGGCTCCTTGGCGGCCACCGCCATGCAAAACAACGCGATGGCGCCAGCCAAATGACGGCGCGAATTGAATTTAATGGCAAGTGCGAAACACCAGAGCGCTCCGTGAGCGAACAATAATTCGAGCGTATAGGTAAGATCTGAAAACCAGAAGACGATATATGTTAAAAAATAAAAGGCCACCCCGTAGGCGGCCATCGAGGCAAAAGCGACACGAGTGGATAGTGCAGTCTTGATGAAAGCAAAGAAGGTGGCGAGTGCGGCGAGATAGGAAAATAGGATGGCAACCTGGTAGGGGTAAGGGTTTAGCCCCGCAAGGTGGTACAGACCCCACCATGTCAGATTTTGTACAGGGCGAAACATGCCGAACAGAACGGCTTGGGATGGCCGGAAGCAATCCTGCCAGGGATGTAGTCGTGCCCACTGAAGATAAACGACATCATCCTCTCGGAAATACACGGGGAATAGAGTCGGCAAGACCAGCGATACCATGACAAGAAAACTAACCGTTATGAGAATAGGATGGTTTTCTGAAGTTTGCTTGAGTTTGATGCCTCGCTGTAAAAAAGGGGAGAGCATCAATAAGCTCCCTTGGCGAACAGTACCACCCCGATGGTGCGTAACAGGATTTTAAGATCCAGCATGAAGCTCTGGTTGCGAAGGTAATAGTCGTCCAGAATGCACATGTTATGGAAGCTGATGTCACTTCTCCCTGAGACCTGCCACAGGCACGTTAACCCTGGCAACCCGCTGTGCCGGCTGTAGTGCCACTCCTCATAGTAGTTCTCAAAGTCCCGTTTCGGTAATGGACGGGGCCCCACCAGGGTCATTTCTCCCCTCACGACGTTGATCAGCTGCGGAAGCTCGTCCAGACTGAATCGTCGCAAGAAACGGCCCGTCGAGGTAATTCGAGGGTCCCGCTTGATCTTGAACAAGCCTTCGCCTGATTCATTGAATTCCTCGATTTGTGCCTGTAATTCATCGGCGCGATCGTTCATGGTCCGGAATTTATACATCCGAAATGGACGGCGGTTGATTCCTATCCGATCCTGCATGAAAAACACAGGGCCCCGGCTTGTGATTTTAATCAAGATGGCCGTCAGAAGCATAAAGGGGAGCGCGCCAATCAGTATGAATGCGGCCAGTAATTGCATGGTTACTTGCCGTAACTGGTGGTGCCACTTTCCAATAGGGGAGACGGCGAAATGCACCAAGGGGAGCTCCATGAAAAAATCAGAGCCCATACCCGCTTCGTTGATCAGTACATTGAGTTTGTCGGAAAGAATTTTAACTTCCTGGCCCAAACTCTCGCCTAATTCTAAGAGTTGCATGATTTGTGATACGGATAAACTGTTGTCGGCGCATAGGATCATTTGGCATCGGTGCCGCTGCACCTCCGTTTTGATTTTGGCAAGAAGTTGCTCTGTGGAAAGTAAAGGATCGATAGGGAGGCGGGCTGCGATGGATAATCCCGCTGATTTCGTGATGGTGATGTAACGATCTATGAATTCAGATTCCTGCCCGCTCCCGACCAGAAGTACCCGGGTTATGGCCAGTTTGGATCGATCCATAAGTGCCACAGTCATGAGGCGACACAGGACGGTGAACCCAACGTTTACGGCGAGCAGGCTTGCAAACACACTTCGTGGATGGAATTCGTTTCGGGTTAGATAGAAATACCCGTAGAACAAACTTAGAGCGAGGATGTTGGCGATGACTATTGATAAGACTTCGTCGTGCCGGCGGATAAAACGTCGCCGGGAGTAAAGATTCATATAGCCATAGAGGAATAGAATCGTTCCGCTTAGCAGCAACAGAATCCGGGGTGCGTTGTAGAAGTAGAAGTGGGCAATGTCACTACCCACATCCCCCGTGTCTCGCAGGCCGAGCGTGACGTTGACCCAGGTGAAGAAGTCATGGCCTGTTGAACTGTAAAATCTGATAAACAACATCGTGAAATAGGCGGCGACGATGGCAAATAGATCGCTGAGTAGGAGGGGTATGGATGATCGAAAAAAACGTTGCCGCCAGGTAAGATAGGGTGCGATGGTGACCGTCATTGTTGGTTGCTCGTTTCGGAATGTTTATTCCTGCGATAGGGCGCGGCGTGGCTCGAAATAGCCACCGTCAGTCCCGTCAGGATTCCTAGCAACCAGGGGGTACCAGGGATCTGTAGATTGAAGTCACCGAATGAATGGATGGCCATGGCAAGCGCTGCGAGCAGGAGTCCTGGCAACATCCATGCAAATTTGTTGTTAGCGTTTGAGGCGGGCTCCAAAGATAGGTTGTTTGCCCATCGTTTCCATCGGCGGTAAATTTGCCAGAGTGCTGTACCAATGGCCCCAAGAAATAGTATCAGGCCCACGCTGCCATATTCCTCAAGTAATTGAGCCCAATCATCATGGGCCTCGAATGAATGAAAGGTGTTGTTTATGTGCGTCGGCCAGATCCCGTTTTCACGATCCCCGTCAGGTGAGGACGCAAAGTGAGGCCAGAGATTTTGATGCATGCCGGGGCCAATCCCGAACCAAGGGGCGGAGCGCCAAGCCCGCAGGGCCGCAGCTGACATTTGATAACGATCAGAGTGCTGAAGTTCGCTCCATGGGTATTCTTTAAACCGTTTCACATAATGTCCCCCAAACGCAGTGAAGGCGATGATCCCGGCGATCAAGCAGAATAGCCCCCCGCCTCGTCCTAACCACCGGGTTCGCTTGTCCCATGACATGGTGCAAAGCCATAAGGCTGCCAAAATAACGATGCCTGCGACAATTCCTCCTCCCCGCGAACGGCTTAAGATAATGCCCCAGAGTGCGATGCCCGACAAGCCTGCCGCAATAATCCGCTGAACCAGCGGTGTAGATTTTGTTAGCGTCAAGGCCAGACTCAGAGCGAGGCCGATCTCCATCAAGCCTGAAAAATGATCCGGGCAAAAGTAGGTGCCGGTGGCGCGGTGATAACCTTCCTGATATTGCGGAAAGCCTGCGACCCAGAGCACTTTCGCATTGCCTGCCAGTATGTGATTGGCGATGCCATAGATCCCAATCAGAACAATATTGGCAAGCAATAACATGGCCAGCCAGCGTTGTTTTGACTCAGAAAGCCCAACTGCAGCCATTAAACCCAAAAGGAAGGGGGTGAGTTGCAGCAGGAAGCTTCGTTCGGCGTCCATAGGGACATCGGTTTGAATGGCTCGAATCAAGGCATAAAGTAAAAATGGCAGCCATGCCAGCATCAGCGTGAAGGAGATGGTGGAAAAGTTCAGCCGTGCGGTCCCGAGTCGGGCAGACAGCATTAGCCTTGTAGTAAAGCATGTGCTGGCGACAAATATAAGGGTCACAAAAGGCCAAAACCACCAGTTTTCCCAGGCCCCAAAGAGCCAGGTTGAGCCGATGGTAATCAGGGCCAATAAGCCGAACAAAATCTCTCCCAATATGGTGTCGAATCGTTGCATAAGTTAGTGAAGTGCAAAGTTATGACGGAGTCCAGATTCAGGCAAGCATAGAAAAACGGTTTATTATTGACATATATAAATACAGTGATATGTTGTGGCTATGAAAACGAATGAAGGCTGCATTTCTGAATTGTCTATGGATCTTTTGGAGCGGATGGCGGGGGCATTGAAAATTTTGGCGCATCCGTGTCGGCTTAAGTTGGTCGAGATTCTCCAAAGAGAAGGGGATTTGCCGGTACATCTCATTATGGCTCGACTTCAGATTCCGCAGGCAACGATCTCGCAACATTTAAATCAGATGCGGCGGGCCGGCTTAGTGAAGGCGGTGAGAAAAGGTAAAGAGGTGTGGTATGGCATTGCCGATCCTAGCGCCTTAACCATTCTGGATTGTATACGGAAGAAACAGTTGTCAGCGGGCAGTAAGCAGTAGGCAATAGGTAGTGGGCAATAGGCAATGGCCAGTAAGCAGTGAGCAGATTTCCGTGGGCAGTGAGTAGAAAATTGATTCAGGGTCAAAAACATATGAAAATACTTGTTATAGGTGGGGTAGCTGCGGGAATGTCGGCGGCCGCTCGTGCGCGGCGGTTGGACGAAACTGCTGAAATTGTGGTTTTGGAACGTAGCAAGCATGTATCCTTTGCTAATTGCGGCTTGCCCTATCATGTTGGTGGCGTCATTAAGGAGCGCGATAATCTTTTGCTTCAAACCCCGCAAAGTCTGAAGGCTTCTCTAAACCTGGATGTCCGTGTAGGGCATGAAGCACGGGGAATTGACCGCCAACGGCGCACCGTACAGGTGATGGAATTGGCGTCCGGACGTGAATACGATGAGTCGTATGACAAATTGGTTTTAGCGCCCGGTGCTGTGCCGATCCGTCCTAATTTAACCGGGATTGATCACCCTCGTGTATTTGTTCTGCGCAACATCGAGGACATGGATTTGATCAAGGGGATTGTGGATGGGGGCGCACGTAAAGCGGTGGTCATTGGTGGGGGGTATATTGGCGTTGAGATGGCAGAGAATCTGCGTGAGCGCGGGCTCGACGTTGAGCTGGTCGAGATGGCGGATCAAATCATTCCTCCCTTGGATCGTGAGATGGCTCGGGATCTCGAAGTCCATATGGCTGATCATGGCATCAAATTGCATCTTGGATTGGCTGCTGCCGCTTTTCGTGAGGACTCAGGCCGCGTAGCGGTCGAATTGACGAATGCCACGGTTCTTTCTGCGGATCTGGCCATTTTGGCGGCGGGGGTACGTCCAGACACGGCTTTGGCTCGTGCGGCTGGCCTGACGTTGGGTGCACGCGGTGGGATTCAGGTTGATTTACATATGCGGACCTCGGATCCGGACATTTATGCGGCTGGGGATGCTATTGAAGTGGTGGATATGGTCACCGGTCAACCGGCGTTGATTCCGCTTGCGGGGCCTGCAAATCGGCAAGGTCGTATTGCGGGGGAAAATATTTGCGGTCGTGATACGGCATATTCATCCACGCAGGGTACGGCGATCGTTAAAATATTTGATATGACCGGCGGTGGTACCGGTGCCTCGGAAAAGACCTTGAAGAGAACCGGGCGTCCCTTCCTTAAGATTTATCTGCATCCCTCCGGCCACGCCGGCTATTATCCGGGCTCTGCCCAGATGCATATCAAGGTGCTCTTTGAACCGGGTTCAGGAAAATTGCTGGGCGCGCAAGTGGTGGGATATGATGGGGTCGATAAGCGGTTGGATGTCTTTGCCACAGCCATCCGGGCAGGTATGACCATTTCCCAGTTGCAACACCTGGAGTTGGCTTATGCTCCTCCCTATGCTTCCGCCAAAGATCCTGTCAATATGGCCGGTTTCATTGGCGATAACCTGCTTCGGGGTGATCTGGTTCTGTGGTATGCAGAAGAGTTTCCCATCAAGACCGCTGATGGTTTAATATTGGATGTCAGAAGCCCTCAGGAATATGAGCTTTGGCATATTCCCGGGGCCGTCAATATCCCGCTTGGGAAGCTGCGCGCTCAGTTGGACAAAATCCCCAAAGATCGCATGGTCTATCTGTATTGCAAGGTAGGTTTTCGGAGTTATTTGGCGTATCGCTTGCTGCGGCAGCGTGGAATTTCAAAATTGGCCACCCTGGCCGGGGGCTCTCTGACTTTTTGCAGCGTACACGATGAGTCAGTTTGCAAGGATCCGGCAAGCCATGAAAAACCAAAACCCTTGCTCTCTTATGCTGAGGAACCCAAAGTGTCGCAGATTATGGCGGCCGTAAAAACAGTTGAGGTCGATTGCTGCGGAATGCAATGTCCGGGGCCGATCAAACGGCTGAAAGATGAAATGGACAAGCTTTCACCAGGAGATCAACTCACAATATGCGCTACAGATCCTGGATTTTTCAGTGATGCGCCCGCTTGGTGTCGTCGTAATGGACATGAAATTCAGAACATCAAACGTGAAGCGGGGAGAATTGTGGCCCATATCCGTAAAGGCGATGTGTCTGCGACTCCCGCCGGCAATGGCGGTGCTCCGAAGGATAAGAAGACGTTTGTAATATTCTCAAATGATCTGGACAAGGTCATGGCGGGGTTTGTGATGGCAAATGGGGCGCTGGCTATGGGGTGCGAGGTTACTTTGTTTTTCACATTCTGGGGTATTAATACCTTACGCAAGCCGGGCCCGCAGGCTTCAGGGAAAGGCCTTCTCGATAACATGTTTGGCTGGATGATGCCGAAAGGGCCGGAGGCGCTGACGCTGTCCAAGATGAATATGATGGGCATGGGCACGGCCATGATGAAAATGGTGATGAAAAAGAAAAATGTCGATTCGCTACCCGCATTGATTGCCGCCGCACGATTTGCCGGTGCCAAACTTGTGGTTTGTACGATGTCGATGGATGTGATGGGGATCAAGCCTGAAGAGCTGATTGATGGTATTGAGTATGGCGGGGTTGCCGCCTTTCTCGGCGAGGCGGATCAATCCAATGTGACAATGTTCATCTAGTTCACAGTCCATGACGGGTAAGAGTTTTACCCGTCCAGGTAAGTAACTTGCGTTTTTTTAACTTCAAGATCAGGCGGGACAGGGTTTCCGGTGTAGTCCCGATGGCGCCCGCAATGTCTTTTTTGGAAATCGACAGAGTTACGGTCTTTTGGTTGCCAAACTGCTCCTTCAGGAACCAAAGCAGTCGCCCTTCCACGTCATGGGCCTGTTGCTGAACGATGCGTTCAGCAAGATAGCGTTGTTTGCGCATCAGCATGGCAATGAAGTCGTTACGGAAGCCTTCGCTGTTGAGCAGGTGATGAACGTCGGCCCGCGGAAAGACGATTACATCGCAATCAGACAGTGCCACGGCGGTCACAGGATAATTCTCTCGCTCAAATAGAACAACTTCAGCGAAAACCTCACTGGGTTGGACGATTTTAATGACCACTTCGCTGCCGTCAGGGGCTGTCTTGTGGAGTTGGATGGCGCCCCGCCGCAATAAAAACAGCGCGCGACCAGGATCGCCTTCGTGAAACAGGAAACTCCGCTTTTTTAATTCTTTCACAGAGCAGATGGCTGCAAGTGCCTTAACGCTATCTCGTGATAGTTCCTTGAAAAAACTGCTTTCTGCGAGAAACTGATAACCTTTAATCATCTTTTAACTGTATCCTTCATTTTCCTGCAAGACAAGACAACAGCAGGCCCCCCCCCATCCTCACCTAAGGACATGCCGTCTTTGTGATGACACTCATTTGACGCCCTGCCCACGCGGCTCAGACAAGCTTCGCCCTCCAAAAAGAAAGATCTAGAAGATAAAGATCATTCTGCTGGAGGGCGAAGCTTGTCTGAGCCGCGTGATGATGGGGTGCCATAAGAGTTCTTATATCGTAATCCGGCTCTTTAACGAGGATTGGATCGTTCGAATTCTGGCAATACCTAACAAAATGAGAATTATTGCCCATGTTTTGCTTACCGTTGCCAAGTGGCGGAGGAATCGGTAGAGTAAATGAACTTTTTCCGGATTGGGAGGATCAATTATGGCTTCGAAATGGAATTGGGCGGAACAGCGAGCCCGCAAAGCTTTTGTGGCGCTTCAGGATGGAACGATTTTGCGGGGGTATTCTGTCGGTGCCCCGGTGGACGCTTACGGGGAGGTGGTATTTAACACGGGCATGGCGGGATATCAGGAAATCCTCAGTGATCCCTCCTATAGTGGTCAGTTTGTGACGATGACTTATCCGGAGATCGGTAGCACTGGTATGAATCAGGCCGACATGGAAAGTCGGCAACTTTTTGCCAGTGGATTTATCATTCACGACATGAACATCCCCAGCAACTGGCGGGCGGATGGTTCGGTGTCTGAATATCTTGCGAAATGGTCCATTCCGGCGATTGCGGGTGTTGATACCCGGGCGCTCACGACGCGGCTCCGCATGGAGGGGACTCAGCGTGGCTTTATGAGTGTTTCCGGTAAGGTTAATGAGGCTGATGCCGTGCAAAAAGCCAAAGAGTGGGTCGGCTTGGATGGTCAGGATTATGCGGCAAAAGTTTCCTGCAAGAAAGCCTATCAG
Above is a genomic segment from bacterium containing:
- a CDS encoding metalloregulator ArsR/SmtB family transcription factor, which gives rise to MKTNEGCISELSMDLLERMAGALKILAHPCRLKLVEILQREGDLPVHLIMARLQIPQATISQHLNQMRRAGLVKAVRKGKEVWYGIADPSALTILDCIRKKQLSAGSKQ
- a CDS encoding exosortase/archaeosortase family protein; translated protein: MMKLLFQKLPCCFKGERSLRWGTTFLWGIVATLVFMLYGLGGNVEEVEHIGRSSIRWMILEWNTKSGEYSHGWLVPLVSLAAIWRIRKELVAVPKKVCGYGLGIIGLALLLYWFGIKAQQTRLVLMSLPLLLWGIPVFVFGWSAGRLFIFPCAYLAFCVPLVFIDAVAFPLRLLASSLSEVLLNGVGIPVSRAGTAITSLTGGRFNIDVADPCSGLHSLMAMAALGAAYAYFNHRRALAQWMLFIGSLPIAVAGNVIRVASIAVVATFFGQENAMTFYHDYSGYVMFGAAVLLMMGLGNLIKHYVEKRGIQ
- a CDS encoding sugar transferase, which translates into the protein MTVTIAPYLTWRQRFFRSSIPLLLSDLFAIVAAYFTMLFIRFYSSTGHDFFTWVNVTLGLRDTGDVGSDIAHFYFYNAPRILLLLSGTILFLYGYMNLYSRRRFIRRHDEVLSIVIANILALSLFYGYFYLTRNEFHPRSVFASLLAVNVGFTVLCRLMTVALMDRSKLAITRVLLVGSGQESEFIDRYITITKSAGLSIAARLPIDPLLSTEQLLAKIKTEVQRHRCQMILCADNSLSVSQIMQLLELGESLGQEVKILSDKLNVLINEAGMGSDFFMELPLVHFAVSPIGKWHHQLRQVTMQLLAAFILIGALPFMLLTAILIKITSRGPVFFMQDRIGINRRPFRMYKFRTMNDRADELQAQIEEFNESGEGLFKIKRDPRITSTGRFLRRFSLDELPQLINVVRGEMTLVGPRPLPKRDFENYYEEWHYSRHSGLPGLTCLWQVSGRSDISFHNMCILDDYYLRNQSFMLDLKILLRTIGVVLFAKGAY
- a CDS encoding FAD-dependent oxidoreductase, translated to MKILVIGGVAAGMSAAARARRLDETAEIVVLERSKHVSFANCGLPYHVGGVIKERDNLLLQTPQSLKASLNLDVRVGHEARGIDRQRRTVQVMELASGREYDESYDKLVLAPGAVPIRPNLTGIDHPRVFVLRNIEDMDLIKGIVDGGARKAVVIGGGYIGVEMAENLRERGLDVELVEMADQIIPPLDREMARDLEVHMADHGIKLHLGLAAAAFREDSGRVAVELTNATVLSADLAILAAGVRPDTALARAAGLTLGARGGIQVDLHMRTSDPDIYAAGDAIEVVDMVTGQPALIPLAGPANRQGRIAGENICGRDTAYSSTQGTAIVKIFDMTGGGTGASEKTLKRTGRPFLKIYLHPSGHAGYYPGSAQMHIKVLFEPGSGKLLGAQVVGYDGVDKRLDVFATAIRAGMTISQLQHLELAYAPPYASAKDPVNMAGFIGDNLLRGDLVLWYAEEFPIKTADGLILDVRSPQEYELWHIPGAVNIPLGKLRAQLDKIPKDRMVYLYCKVGFRSYLAYRLLRQRGISKLATLAGGSLTFCSVHDESVCKDPASHEKPKPLLSYAEEPKVSQIMAAVKTVEVDCCGMQCPGPIKRLKDEMDKLSPGDQLTICATDPGFFSDAPAWCRRNGHEIQNIKREAGRIVAHIRKGDVSATPAGNGGAPKDKKTFVIFSNDLDKVMAGFVMANGALAMGCEVTLFFTFWGINTLRKPGPQASGKGLLDNMFGWMMPKGPEALTLSKMNMMGMGTAMMKMVMKKKNVDSLPALIAAARFAGAKLVVCTMSMDVMGIKPEELIDGIEYGGVAAFLGEADQSNVTMFI
- a CDS encoding Crp/Fnr family transcriptional regulator: MIKGYQFLAESSFFKELSRDSVKALAAICSVKELKKRSFLFHEGDPGRALFLLRRGAIQLHKTAPDGSEVVIKIVQPSEVFAEVVLFERENYPVTAVALSDCDVIVFPRADVHHLLNSEGFRNDFIAMLMRKQRYLAERIVQQQAHDVEGRLLWFLKEQFGNQKTVTLSISKKDIAGAIGTTPETLSRLILKLKKRKLLTWTGKTLTRHGL
- a CDS encoding O-antigen ligase family protein; its protein translation is MQRFDTILGEILFGLLALITIGSTWLFGAWENWWFWPFVTLIFVASTCFTTRLMLSARLGTARLNFSTISFTLMLAWLPFLLYALIRAIQTDVPMDAERSFLLQLTPFLLGLMAAVGLSESKQRWLAMLLLANIVLIGIYGIANHILAGNAKVLWVAGFPQYQEGYHRATGTYFCPDHFSGLMEIGLALSLALTLTKSTPLVQRIIAAGLSGIALWGIILSRSRGGGIVAGIVILAALWLCTMSWDKRTRWLGRGGGLFCLIAGIIAFTAFGGHYVKRFKEYPWSELQHSDRYQMSAAALRAWRSAPWFGIGPGMHQNLWPHFASSPDGDRENGIWPTHINNTFHSFEAHDDWAQLLEEYGSVGLILFLGAIGTALWQIYRRWKRWANNLSLEPASNANNKFAWMLPGLLLAALAMAIHSFGDFNLQIPGTPWLLGILTGLTVAISSHAAPYRRNKHSETSNQQ
- a CDS encoding exosortase-associated EpsI family protein — encoded protein: MKEAQTKAVGIVILLLILVGCSTWFTPPVHYTGYIRLRTDGLPAQVGRYEGTDIYFCQNQQCLAVFSAPELRQTNVCTKCGHELNTMSPAERGVLPADTMILKKRYSAQGEPPIFVSVVFSGENQRSIHRPQRCLPGQGYVIENTRTLTVPRTGKNPLKVEVLSVRTQLGGGGEKQTVCMTYAYWYTGGDYETPFHFDRLAKTAMDRIFKNRLDRWAYVALSIQHNPSEDHTLELESFISHLYPLIQKD